The Gammaproteobacteria bacterium genome has a window encoding:
- the rfbC gene encoding dTDP-4-dehydrorhamnose 3,5-epimerase — MNIIKTKLSGVLIIEPKVFGDNRGFFLETYRAEAFQKSGITKSFIQDNHSRSQKGVLRGLHYQLTQPQGKLVRVSRGKVFDVAVDIRQGSPTFGQWESIILDDETHRMFYVPPGFAHGFCVLSDEADFIYKCTDYYHPQSEQGIAWNDADIGIEWPQMDYTLSEKDNHNPKLNEQSKDKLPVFGE, encoded by the coding sequence ATGAATATTATAAAAACCAAACTGTCAGGCGTACTCATTATTGAGCCTAAAGTTTTCGGAGATAACCGAGGTTTTTTTCTCGAAACCTATAGAGCAGAAGCGTTTCAAAAATCGGGTATTACAAAGTCCTTTATACAAGATAACCATTCGCGATCACAAAAAGGTGTCTTACGTGGTTTACACTACCAACTCACGCAACCTCAGGGAAAACTGGTGCGTGTCAGTCGTGGAAAAGTATTCGATGTTGCTGTCGATATTCGACAAGGTTCGCCGACTTTTGGCCAATGGGAAAGCATTATACTAGACGATGAAACACACCGTATGTTTTACGTGCCCCCCGGGTTTGCCCATGGCTTTTGCGTGCTTTCCGATGAAGCCGACTTCATCTATAAATGCACCGACTATTACCATCCACAGTCAGAGCAAGGCATCGCTTGGAATGATGCCGATATCGGCATCGAATGGCCACAAATGGATTACACCCTGTCCGAAAAAGATAACCATAATCCAAAACTGAATGAGCAGAGCAAAGACAAGCTGCCCGTTTTTGGAGAGTAA
- the rfbA gene encoding glucose-1-phosphate thymidylyltransferase RfbA, whose product MKGIILAGGTGSRLYPLTLSVSKQLMPVYDKPMIYYPLSTLMLADIREILIITTPRDQVSFEALLGDGSQWGLSIEYAVQSSPDGLAQAFIIGEKFIGNDSVSLVLGDNIFFGHGFPKLLHAATQKEKGATVFGYYVKDPERYGVVSFDEQGKAINLEEKPVNPQSNYAVTGLYFYDNNVIDIAKNIKPSPRGELEITDVNKVYLERGELNVEVMGRGYAWLDTGTHESLLAASNYIQIIEERQGLKISCPEEIAYRLGYIDAKQLSKLAQPLSKNDYGQYLKEVLKYKGKT is encoded by the coding sequence ATGAAAGGTATTATATTAGCAGGAGGCACAGGATCCCGTCTTTACCCGCTGACTCTATCAGTCAGTAAGCAACTGATGCCGGTGTATGACAAGCCGATGATTTACTATCCGCTATCAACATTAATGCTGGCGGACATACGGGAAATATTAATAATAACGACTCCTAGAGACCAAGTTTCCTTTGAAGCCTTGCTCGGAGATGGTAGTCAATGGGGGCTTTCTATTGAATATGCCGTCCAATCAAGCCCCGATGGATTGGCGCAAGCGTTTATTATCGGTGAAAAGTTCATAGGAAATGATTCCGTCAGCCTTGTATTGGGTGATAACATCTTCTTTGGTCATGGCTTTCCTAAACTACTTCATGCCGCCACCCAAAAAGAAAAAGGAGCCACCGTCTTTGGCTACTACGTCAAAGACCCTGAACGCTACGGTGTTGTCAGTTTTGACGAGCAAGGCAAAGCGATTAATCTGGAAGAAAAACCAGTCAATCCACAATCGAACTATGCCGTCACGGGACTCTATTTTTACGATAATAATGTCATCGATATCGCAAAAAACATAAAGCCTTCTCCAAGAGGGGAGCTTGAAATTACCGATGTAAACAAAGTCTATCTTGAACGCGGCGAACTTAATGTAGAAGTGATGGGGCGAGGTTATGCATGGCTTGATACAGGCACTCATGAATCTCTGTTAGCAGCATCGAATTACATTCAAATCATAGAGGAGCGCCAAGGATTAAAAATTTCCTGCCCAGAAGAGATCGCCTATCGTCTGGGTTATATTGATGCAAAGCAACTATCCAAGCTTGCACAGCCACTCTCAAAAAATGACTACGGACAATATCTAAAAGAAGTGCTCAAATATAAGGGCAAAACATGA
- the rfbB gene encoding dTDP-glucose 4,6-dehydratase, with amino-acid sequence MSHQARRLFVTGAAGFIGSNFVHYWLKQNSESTVVALDALTYAGNRANLDSVEGQKNFSFVHADILETDRIEQLLREEKIDTLVHFAAESHVDRSIHGPDAFLKTNIEGTHSLLKAAKKVWLDDKKTAHRFHHVSTDEVYGTLEPKAPAFTEQHQYQPNSPYAASKAASDHIVRSYQHTYGLNTTISNCSNNYGSYHFPEKLIPLTIVNCLEGKPLPIYGDGKQIRDWLYVEDHCQGIELILKKGKIGEVYNIGGNNEWANIDIVNLVCELMDEHHPKGAPHNKLINHVTDRLGHDRRYAINASKIMNELGYQPKETFETGIKKTIQWYLNNENWWREVMDGSYKKWLDRNYSK; translated from the coding sequence ATGAGCCACCAAGCCAGACGACTGTTCGTGACGGGTGCTGCCGGATTTATCGGCTCAAACTTCGTACACTACTGGTTAAAACAAAATTCCGAGAGCACAGTGGTTGCCCTTGATGCCCTTACCTATGCGGGAAATCGAGCAAACCTAGACTCAGTTGAAGGCCAAAAAAACTTCAGTTTCGTTCATGCCGATATCCTCGAAACCGATCGCATCGAACAACTGCTGCGAGAAGAGAAAATCGATACCCTCGTACACTTTGCAGCAGAATCACACGTAGATCGCTCCATCCACGGCCCTGATGCCTTTCTGAAAACAAACATTGAAGGTACACACTCACTGCTAAAAGCAGCCAAAAAAGTCTGGCTTGACGATAAAAAAACAGCGCATCGCTTTCACCACGTCTCCACCGATGAAGTCTACGGCACACTCGAACCCAAAGCCCCAGCCTTTACGGAGCAACACCAATACCAGCCTAACTCACCCTATGCGGCGAGCAAGGCAGCATCGGATCACATTGTGCGCAGTTACCAACATACATACGGCCTCAACACCACAATCAGCAACTGCTCCAATAATTACGGGTCGTATCACTTTCCGGAAAAACTGATCCCATTAACTATAGTTAACTGCCTGGAAGGCAAACCACTGCCGATCTACGGAGATGGCAAACAGATACGTGACTGGCTCTATGTAGAAGACCACTGCCAAGGTATAGAGTTGATACTCAAAAAAGGCAAAATCGGAGAAGTCTATAATATCGGAGGCAACAACGAATGGGCCAATATCGATATAGTTAACCTAGTCTGTGAACTGATGGATGAGCATCATCCTAAAGGAGCGCCCCATAACAAATTAATCAATCACGTCACTGATCGCCTAGGACATGATAGACGCTATGCAATCAATGCCTCAAAGATAATGAATGAATTGGGTTATCAACCAAAAGAGACTTTTGAGACGGGGATTAAAAAAACTATTCAATGGTATCTAAATAACGAAAACTGGTGGCGCGAGGTGATGGATGGAAGTTATAAAAAGTGGCTGGATAGGAATTATTCAAAATAG
- the trmL gene encoding tRNA (uridine(34)/cytosine(34)/5-carboxymethylaminomethyluridine(34)-2'-O)-methyltransferase TrmL, producing the protein MFHIVLFEPEIPPNTGNIIRLCANTGARLHLIQPLGFELNDKKLRRAGLDYSEFASVSVYSGLDAYIEAAQPERIIACSTKGKKNHTEIEFKTGDSLLFGPETRGLPDSVLETIPEGQCIRIPMVENSRSLNLSNAVSIILYEAWRQSGFIGIGNIK; encoded by the coding sequence ATGTTTCATATTGTTCTATTTGAGCCAGAAATTCCTCCAAATACGGGTAACATTATTCGCCTTTGTGCCAATACTGGAGCAAGGTTGCATCTGATTCAGCCACTGGGGTTTGAACTGAACGATAAAAAATTACGTCGTGCAGGTCTGGATTATAGTGAATTTGCATCAGTGAGTGTTTATTCGGGTTTAGATGCATATATTGAAGCCGCTCAGCCAGAGCGAATTATTGCCTGCTCGACGAAAGGTAAAAAAAATCATACGGAAATCGAGTTTAAAACAGGAGATTCATTGCTTTTTGGCCCTGAAACCAGAGGTTTGCCTGACTCAGTATTAGAAACGATTCCTGAAGGTCAATGTATTCGAATTCCAATGGTGGAAAATAGTCGTAGTTTAAATTTGTCTAATGCGGTTTCGATTATTCTTTATGAAGCTTGGCGGCAGAGTGGGTTTATTGGAATAGGAAATATTAAATGA
- the rfbD gene encoding dTDP-4-dehydrorhamnose reductase: MRILITGCNGQVGTELVKQGQALNHEIVAFDQDRLDITQADSVQKIVNEHQPDIIVNAAAYTAVDKAEQEIEVAYAVNKEGATNLAVISQALNIPLFHISTDYIFDGKKQQAYKEDDPASPTGVYGQSKWQGEQAIREILKKYIILRVSWVFATEGNNFVKTMFRLAIERDEISVVADQHGGPTCAADIASTLLKLAEQALSEKDQTSFPWGTYHYSGTPTTTWHGFAEKILTQGKKMGLIKIIPKLNAITTADYPTPAVRPENSKLDCSKIKKIFDIEQPDWQAALNNTLKEWKKL; encoded by the coding sequence ATGCGTATATTAATTACAGGTTGTAATGGCCAGGTCGGAACAGAGCTGGTCAAACAAGGTCAAGCACTCAATCATGAGATAGTTGCCTTTGACCAAGACCGACTGGACATCACCCAGGCGGACAGTGTTCAAAAAATAGTCAACGAACACCAGCCCGACATAATCGTCAATGCAGCTGCCTATACTGCCGTAGATAAAGCTGAGCAAGAAATAGAAGTTGCGTACGCAGTAAACAAAGAAGGCGCAACCAACTTGGCAGTGATCAGTCAAGCACTCAATATACCTTTATTTCACATCTCCACCGATTACATCTTTGATGGCAAAAAACAACAAGCCTACAAAGAAGACGATCCAGCCAGCCCGACCGGAGTTTACGGGCAAAGCAAATGGCAAGGAGAACAAGCCATAAGAGAAATACTCAAAAAATATATTATTTTAAGAGTGAGCTGGGTGTTTGCAACAGAAGGCAACAACTTCGTCAAAACCATGTTCAGACTTGCCATTGAGCGAGATGAAATCAGTGTCGTCGCTGATCAGCACGGCGGCCCCACCTGCGCTGCGGATATCGCAAGCACACTATTAAAGCTCGCAGAGCAAGCGCTATCAGAAAAAGATCAAACATCATTTCCTTGGGGAACCTATCACTACAGCGGTACACCAACAACAACCTGGCACGGTTTTGCAGAAAAAATACTCACACAAGGCAAAAAAATGGGTTTAATAAAAATAATACCCAAGCTCAACGCCATCACCACCGCAGACTATCCAACCCCTGCGGTACGACCCGAAAACTCAAAACTAGATTGCAGTAAGATCAAGAAAATATTTGATATAGAGCAACCCGACTGGCAAGCCGCTTTAAATAACACACTAAAAGAGTGGAAAAAATTATGA